Part of the Deltaproteobacteria bacterium genome is shown below.
CAGCAGCGAGCAGACGGTCGACGCGGATGCCACCGGGCGGCTGACGTTGCACTTCCCGGTGGCGACGTCTTTCCGGCGATCGGAAACGGTACACATCGATGCGACGCAGTAGGCTCACGTTATTGGGATTCTTCGGCGCGATCGTATTGGTCGCGACGGTGCTCTATCCACGCGCGTTTTTCCTCGGCTACATTTATGAGGGACGCGCGGAGCTGGAGCGCGCGGAACAGGCTTATTTACGCGGTTTGGCCGACCGGCCAACGGCGAAGCCGCTGCTGTTGCGGCTGATCAATTTGTACGAACGAATGGGACGCCCCGAGCAAGCGGCGCTGTTGTGGGAGCGTTTGGCGGCCCACCGTGCGACCGACTGGCGCATTGCGACGCAATACCTCGATTTCTTAGAACGGCAATCCGATCCGGAGGCCGTGTATCGCGCGCAAGTGCGCGTGGCGCGCAACTTTATGGCAATAAAGCGATTTCGTCGGGAACGCGTCGAGGCATTGCTCTACGACGCGTATCGCTATGCACGCTGGACGCAGCGACGCGACGAGGCCTACGCCTTGTTGGCGGACTTGGAACGGGTCGCGCGCGATCCGCAGCCGTATCGGGAAGCGCGCGAGGGAATGGATCGCGGCCGGCAGGACCGCGCGGCGGTGCGCGCGGCGTTGGAACGACAGGTCGTTGACACGCCGGATGACGTTGGGTCGCGTCTGGAACTCGTCAGCGTGTTGCGCGATGGCGCTGCGTTGGACGCGGCGCGACGGGTCCTCGACGAAGGCTTGCGTCGAGCGGTGGGCAGTGCGCCACTGTTGCGGGCAAGTGCCACGTTGGCCATAGCGCAGGGCGATTTATCGCGAGCGGTGACGGATCTCGAGCAATGGGTGCAGCAGTCCGGCGCGGGAATGGCGGAGCGCCGCGATGTGTGGCGCGAATTGGCGAGTCTCTATCGGCGGCAGGGAACGGCCGCGTCAGCGGAGGCGGTGTATCGCACGTTATTGGCACAGGACCCGCGCGATCAACCGGTGTGGCAGGATTGGATTGCGCTGTGGCTCGATGCGGCGCAGCCGCGCCGCGCAGTGGTGGCGCTGCAGGAGTATTTACAGCACTTTCCCGACGATCACGAACGGCAGCGGCTGTTAGTCGATCTGCTTCTCTATGAATTGCACGACGCCGCGCCGCTCCCTCTCTATTGGCGCTATGTAGCGACGCATCATGATCGGCGACGCGCGCTGGATGTGGCGCATCTGTTGATGAGCCGTCGCGCCGATACACGCGCCGCCGCGTGGTTGGCGCAAATCGCCGGACTGTGGCCGCGTTGGCCGGAAATAGTGGAGCTGCGGATCGAGGCGTTGCGGCGTGCCGGGCGCAATGCGGAGGCAGTGCGGATCGGGCGTGTTTTTTTGCAACAGGCGCCCGCGCATGGTGGTGTGCGGCGCGCCGTGGCGGCGTTGGCCGTGGAGCACGGAGATTTCTCGAGTGCGGTGCAGGATTATGTCGCACTCGCGCGATCGCATCGCGCCGACGCGGCGGTACAGCAAGAGGCGGCGGAACAATTGTTGGCGCTGGGAGAGCCGGAGACCGCGCGACAACTGTTAGTCGCCGCGACCGCGCAAGCGCCCGCGCACGCGGCGCTCTGGTTTTGGCGCAGCGAGGCGGAAGCGGCAGTGGCGCAGATGAAGGCCGCGCGCGCCAGCGCGGCGCAACTGTTGAGCGTCGCGGGCTCGGCCTTGCCGCGTGACCCGCTCGTCGCGCAACAGTGGTTGAAGGCGAAAGTCCGTTTGGCCGACGTCGGCGCGAAGCGACTCCCGCGCGCGTTGTGGGCGGATTACGAAGCCGCGTTGGTGCGATTTCCGCAGCATGCGGACTTGGTCATCGATGCGATCGATCTGTTGTTGGCCGATCGGCAATATGCGGCGGCGCGGCAACAGTTAGATGGTTTTGCGCAGCACTTTCCGTTGCTGCGCGCGCAGCGGGAGTGGTTGGAGACGCGTTGGTGGATTGCGACGGCGCAGTGGGACCGGGCCGTTCCTCGCTTAGAGGCGCTGTTGGCAAAGCCTAGCGCGATCCCGCTATTGCCGAGTGCGCGGAGCGCGTTGCAGCGCGATTTGGCGGAAGTCTACGGCCGCTCACGACGCTGGCGCCAGGCCGTGCCGTTGTGGGAGCAGGTGGGTGCTGCAACGGGCAACCGGCTCGGCGCGGCGGACGCGTTGTGGGCGTTGCATGCCGAACACGATGCGCGGCTGCGCGCGGTCTCGCACGTCACGCGCTATGGCAGCGACACGATCGTTGCGGAGGAGTTGGGGTATCGCCAGGAAATCGGCGCGCGATGGGCGATTGCGGCCGATGCGGAGCTCGGCCATTTGCAGAGTGACGGCGGGGCCTGGCGCACGGCCGGCATCGCGCGGATTCACGGCGTGACTGATATCGGCGCTATGTGGCGAGTCGGTGTGGGACTCGGAGGCGGAAGCAGCACCGCGCGCCAAGTCGTGACGCCGTCACTGATGCTGCGATTCGCGCCATCCGATCGGCTGCAACTGTCGCTGGCCGGAGAATATCACGGCTTGCGCATCGATCTGCCGTCCGCGGTGCAGGCCGGTACGGCGCAGGATCGCGGCGAATTGCAGTGGGAATATCGTCCGTGGCGTCGTGTGGTGTTGAGCGGGCGCTACGAATATCGGCATCTGCACGCGAACAGTGACGGCGCGGCGGCGGACGAGCACCATTTCGAGCCGGCCGTGGCGATGATCGTGACCGAGCGACCGCTATTCAGTGTCGGGTACCAATTCGGGCTGACGCAGGTGGAGGATCGCGGCAACTTCCTCGCGCAAGTCCCGTTGATTGCGCGGAGCCGCGCCCATTACCTGACGGCGCAGCTGGCGCATCGGCTCCGCAATCATGCGTTGCTGGAGGCGGGCATCTTTCTGGGAGAGGATCCGAGCCGTGGCCTGCATCTGTTGCAAGGCGAGCTCTTCGGGGTCCGCACGCGGGCCGAAGTGCCGCTCTCTTCCTGGCTTGATTTCGCATTTGGCTACCAGTATGGGCAGGAAACACGCACGCAGCTGGCCGGTCGCAGTCATGACGTGCAGGTCGGATTCTCCGGCCATTGGCAATGAGCGGATCATGACGACGACACCACACATTTTACTGATCGACGACGAGGTCGATTTTACCGAGCTCACGGCGGCGTTGCTCCGTTTTTACGACTTTACCGTGACGACACTCAACGATGCCGCCCACGCAATGGCCACGCTCGATCTGCAACCGGTGCAATTAGTGGTCACCGACCTGATGATGCCGCAGGTGGATGGAATGCAACTGATCCAACAGCTGCGGGAGCGGCCCACGACGGCGACCGTCCCGATTCTCACGTTGACGGCGAAGGTCTTGACCGACAGTGAACGGAAATTCTTACTGCAACACCGCGTCGTCGTGCTGACTAAGCCGTTCGAACCGCAACGCCTCGTCGACCAGATTCGCCAACTCCTATGCAGTGGTTAAAGGCGTACGCCGCGTGGTACGAAATCCCGCTCGCGTTCGGCCTGCTCGTCGCGCTGAATCAGCTGGTCTGGCCGGAGTGGCCCGGCTTTCTGGAGATTGACCCGCACCCGTATTGGTTGCCGATTCTGCTGTTTGGATTCCGTTACGGGATCACGGCGGGTGTCGTGAGCGGCAGTCTCGCCGCAGCGCTGTATCTGGGATCCGCGTGGCATTCCGTCGATCCGTATCGGCTGGAAGATTTCAGCTTCTATTTTTTGCCCGGCACGTTTGTGTTGCTCGGCGCGCTGATTGGTGTGGTCACGGCCCGCGATCGCGCGCGCATCGCGCAATTGCAGGCGGAGAATGCGCAGGCCGCAGCGGGATTGCAGCACGTGCAGGAAGAAGCACGCACGCTGGCCGACGTGAATCGCGGCTTGGAACAGCGCATTGTGTCGCGGATGTCGACGCTCGTTACGCTGTACGAAGGGGCGCGACGATTGGACGCGACATCGCTCGAAGCGCTCTATCCGGCGTTGCTCGATTTTATTGCGAAGACGCTCGAAGCCGACGTGGCGGCGCTGTATCTGCGCGACGGCGCGACCTGGCGTTTGCATACGTCGCACGGCTGGCGCTCCGAAGAACAACGGCCACGGAGTTACGCGTGGAACGAAGGGTTGGTGGGGCGCGCCGGGGCGTTCGGTCGCGTCGTCAGCGTGCGCGATGTGCTGAGCGACGAAGTCTTAGTGGGCGGCGCGTTGTCGTCCAGCGATGCGGTGATGGCAGGCCCGCTCTTTGCGGGCGAGGGCGGCGATCCGGTGGCGATCGTCGCGATCCAGCAATTGCCGTTGACCCAATTTCACAGCGCCGGGATCAATCTGTTCAGCTTCCTGCTCGGCTGGGGATCGCGCGCGATCGGGCGTGCGCAGTATGTCGAGGCATTGAAGGCCGGCGAAATCCTCGATCCGGAATTCCAACTCTATTCCGCCCGCTATTTCGCGGCGCGGGCCGAACAAGAATTCTTGCGTTCCCGCACGTATTATCTCCCGCTCGGCATCGTCTTGGTGCAAGTGGAAGGGTTGGATGGTCTCCGCGTCGCACAGCGTGATCGGTTGTTGCTGGCCTTGGCGCAACTGTTGAAAGGCTGCGTGCGCGATCTCGATATCGTCGCGCGCTACGGGGCCGCGGAGATCCCGTTTGCGATGTTATTAATAACGGCGACGGAACAACATGTGGCGCAGGCTTGCGCCCAATTCCGCGAACGCCTCACGAGTTTCCGTTTGCACGCGGTCGGCGAGGGATTTGATCGGATCAGGATCCGCGTCGGTGCGGCGAACTTCACGCCTGCGATGCACGAATTGGCGACGCTCCTGCAGGCGGCCCAACAACGTTTACTGCACAGTGACGACTATGCCGCCGCCGGATGAGTGGTTCCCGCAGCGTGCTGCGGGACTCCATTCCCCTCTCCCCCTTGGGGAGAGGGGTGGGTGAGGGGGAGGGGCACACGACATGGCATCGCTACGAATTGACTGGAAACCGCGCTGGCGTCCGTGGCTCGCCGTGGTGTTGGCGGGTCTCTGCGAGTGGCCGTTTCTCCAGGCCTTGGGAACCAACGGACGTTGGATCGAACAATTTCCCGGGTCTGCGCTGCTCTGGCATTTGGTGGCGGTCGGCGTCCTCTTTCTGTTCGCGGAACCACGAGGCCGAAGTTATTTCGCC
Proteins encoded:
- a CDS encoding response regulator is translated as MTTTPHILLIDDEVDFTELTAALLRFYDFTVTTLNDAAHAMATLDLQPVQLVVTDLMMPQVDGMQLIQQLRERPTTATVPILTLTAKVLTDSERKFLLQHRVVVLTKPFEPQRLVDQIRQLLCSG
- a CDS encoding diguanylate cyclase, translating into MQWLKAYAAWYEIPLAFGLLVALNQLVWPEWPGFLEIDPHPYWLPILLFGFRYGITAGVVSGSLAAALYLGSAWHSVDPYRLEDFSFYFLPGTFVLLGALIGVVTARDRARIAQLQAENAQAAAGLQHVQEEARTLADVNRGLEQRIVSRMSTLVTLYEGARRLDATSLEALYPALLDFIAKTLEADVAALYLRDGATWRLHTSHGWRSEEQRPRSYAWNEGLVGRAGAFGRVVSVRDVLSDEVLVGGALSSSDAVMAGPLFAGEGGDPVAIVAIQQLPLTQFHSAGINLFSFLLGWGSRAIGRAQYVEALKAGEILDPEFQLYSARYFAARAEQEFLRSRTYYLPLGIVLVQVEGLDGLRVAQRDRLLLALAQLLKGCVRDLDIVARYGAAEIPFAMLLITATEQHVAQACAQFRERLTSFRLHAVGEGFDRIRIRVGAANFTPAMHELATLLQAAQQRLLHSDDYAAAG